Sequence from the Pseudomonadota bacterium genome:
ATGGCTTTACTTGCGGCCAGAACTTTTCCGCCTTTCCCTTGAGGGGGAGAGGGAAAAGCCTTACGCCGCCTCGGCCATCACCGCCTTGACGATTTTTTCCGCCGCGTCGGCAAGGTTGTCGGCCGAGACGATCGGCAACCCTGACTGGCTGAGAATCTTCTTGCCCAGGTCCACGTTGGTGCCTTCCAGGCGCACCACCAGGGGCACGTGCAGGGCGACTTCGCGCGCGGCGGCAATCACGCCTTCCGCAATCACGTCACAGCGCATGATACCGCCGAAGATGTTGACCAGGATTCCTTCCACATTGGGGTCGGCCAGCAGGATGCGGAAGGCATTCTTGATCTGGTCCGCGCTGGCGCCGCCCCCCACGTCCAGGAAGTTCGCGGGCGCGCCCCCCGCAAGCTTGATGATGTCCATGGTGGCCATGGCCAGGCCCGCGCCGTTGACCATGCAGCCGATGTCGCCGTCCAGCTTGATGTAGCTGAGGCCGTACTTGGCCGCCTCGATTTCGGAGGGATCCTTTTCGGCGTCCGGGTTGCCCCCGGTATCCGTCTGGCGGTACAGGGCGTTCTCGTCTATGGTGAACTTGCAGTCGAGCAGGGACAGACGGCCTTCGCCGGTGACCACCAGCGGGTTGATCTCGAGAATGGCCGCATCCAGATCCACGAACGCCTTGTACATGGCCGTCATCAGGGTGATGGCCGCCTGAACCTGTTTGCCTTCCAGCTTCAGGGCAAAGGCGATCTTCCGGCCCTGGAAGGGCTGGAGGCCCACAGCAGGATCGATGGCCAACTTCACAATCTTTTCGGGATGCTTTTCGGCAACTTCCTCGATGTCCATGCCGCCTTCGGTCGAGGCCATGACCATCACGCGTCCGCTCTGCCGGTCGATCAGCATGCCCAGGTACAGCTCGCGCTTGATGTCGCAGCCCTCTTCCACGTACAGGCGCCGCACTTCACGCCCGCCCGGGCCGGTCTGTTTCGTCACCAGGACATTGCCCAGCATGGCCTTTGCGCTGGTGGCCACATCCTCGACGGATTTGACCACGCGCACGCCGCCCTTGCCGTTCGGATCATTTTTGAAGCGCCCGGCGCCGCGGCCACCGGCGTGGATCTGGGACTTGACCACCCAGACCGGACCGCCCAGTTCCTTCGCCACCTGCTGCGCCTCGTCCGGGGTCCAGGCCACGCCGCCCCGGGGAACTGCTACGCCGTATTTTTTCAGAAGGCTTTTGGCCTGGTACTCATGGATGTTCATGATCAGATCCGTTCTGGAGGAAAAGCGGCGGCCACATTACCACCAAAGGGCCATTGC
This genomic interval carries:
- the sucC gene encoding ADP-forming succinate--CoA ligase subunit beta; the encoded protein is MNIHEYQAKSLLKKYGVAVPRGGVAWTPDEAQQVAKELGGPVWVVKSQIHAGGRGAGRFKNDPNGKGGVRVVKSVEDVATSAKAMLGNVLVTKQTGPGGREVRRLYVEEGCDIKRELYLGMLIDRQSGRVMVMASTEGGMDIEEVAEKHPEKIVKLAIDPAVGLQPFQGRKIAFALKLEGKQVQAAITLMTAMYKAFVDLDAAILEINPLVVTGEGRLSLLDCKFTIDENALYRQTDTGGNPDAEKDPSEIEAAKYGLSYIKLDGDIGCMVNGAGLAMATMDIIKLAGGAPANFLDVGGGASADQIKNAFRILLADPNVEGILVNIFGGIMRCDVIAEGVIAAAREVALHVPLVVRLEGTNVDLGKKILSQSGLPIVSADNLADAAEKIVKAVMAEAA